The Acidobacteriota bacterium genome window below encodes:
- a CDS encoding heme lyase CcmF/NrfE family subunit — protein MQVFLTDVGQFTMLLAFGLSCYALVASLLAGKFGHRRLAATGERAAVAVTVLVTVAVMSLWYQLVTSNFQLQYVASSSNQAMPWYYKVGALWGGQEGSLLFWCWILTLFSMVTVLVHRKRNPVLMPWVVGVVAMVTTFFLLVNNFVANPFDAIGVSQAGQAPVPWTPPDGQGLNPLLQYWAMVIHPPILYVGYVGFTIPFAFAIAALITRELDEDWIRTTRRWMMVPWLFLGTGILLGAMWAYVVLGWGGYWGWDPVENASLMPWLTGTAFLHSVIMQERKGMMKVWNMVLILATFLLCILGTFLTRSGIVSSVHSFAQSPIGPYFSSFLILMTALSLYFLFTRLEELKSENRLDSVVSRESSFLFNNLVLLATTFAVLWGTIFPILSEWVTNEKRTVGAPFFNQVNIPIGLFLLFLTGVGPLLAWRKTSLRSLRKNFTIPLAAGLGAGAVFVAFGMRHFYATVCLVLCVFVLVTILAEFHRGARARRRQGQAYWQSLWILTFRNTRRHGGYIVHVAMVFLFVGFAGAGFDQEQQQAMVPGDKLEIGSYTLEMKEVENADNPNYSSALARLQVWKEGRALSEIKPEQRLYKTSKQPTSEVALHRTLKEDLYVVFAGPDQDGSSFIIQAYIKPLVAWIWIGGAVFILGTVICLIPNQHERAAQKVPLKVEARSYAKV, from the coding sequence ATGCAAGTCTTTTTGACCGATGTCGGACAGTTCACCATGCTGCTGGCCTTCGGCCTGTCCTGTTATGCGCTGGTTGCGTCGCTGCTGGCAGGGAAGTTCGGGCACCGACGTCTGGCCGCCACCGGAGAGAGAGCCGCCGTCGCCGTCACTGTCCTGGTGACCGTCGCCGTGATGAGCCTCTGGTACCAGCTCGTCACCAGCAACTTCCAACTCCAGTATGTCGCCTCCTCCAGCAACCAGGCCATGCCCTGGTACTACAAGGTGGGGGCGCTGTGGGGAGGACAGGAAGGTTCGCTTCTCTTCTGGTGCTGGATTCTGACCCTCTTCTCCATGGTGACCGTCCTGGTCCATCGCAAGAGAAATCCCGTCCTGATGCCCTGGGTGGTTGGAGTGGTCGCCATGGTGACCACCTTCTTTCTGCTGGTCAACAACTTCGTCGCCAACCCCTTCGACGCCATCGGCGTGTCGCAGGCCGGGCAAGCGCCGGTGCCCTGGACTCCCCCCGACGGTCAGGGACTCAATCCCCTGCTGCAATACTGGGCCATGGTGATCCACCCGCCCATCCTCTACGTGGGCTACGTCGGATTCACCATCCCCTTCGCTTTCGCCATTGCCGCCCTGATCACTCGGGAACTGGACGAGGATTGGATCCGTACGACCAGGCGATGGATGATGGTCCCCTGGCTGTTCCTGGGAACGGGAATCCTCTTGGGCGCCATGTGGGCTTACGTGGTGTTGGGCTGGGGCGGATACTGGGGGTGGGACCCGGTGGAAAACGCCTCCCTGATGCCCTGGCTGACCGGGACGGCCTTCCTGCACTCGGTCATCATGCAGGAACGCAAGGGGATGATGAAGGTATGGAACATGGTCCTGATCCTGGCCACCTTTCTGCTGTGCATTCTCGGCACTTTTCTGACTCGCAGCGGAATCGTTTCCTCGGTCCACTCTTTCGCCCAGTCTCCGATCGGTCCCTACTTCTCTTCCTTTCTGATCCTGATGACCGCCCTGTCGCTCTACTTTCTCTTCACCCGACTGGAAGAGCTCAAGAGCGAGAACCGACTGGACTCGGTGGTTTCCAGGGAAAGCAGCTTCCTGTTCAACAACCTGGTTCTGTTGGCGACCACCTTTGCCGTGTTGTGGGGAACCATCTTTCCGATCCTGTCGGAATGGGTCACCAACGAGAAGAGAACGGTAGGGGCTCCTTTCTTCAACCAGGTCAACATCCCCATCGGGCTGTTCCTGCTCTTCCTGACCGGTGTCGGACCCTTGCTGGCCTGGAGAAAAACCTCCCTGCGCAGCCTGAGGAAGAACTTCACCATTCCGCTGGCGGCCGGGCTGGGGGCGGGAGCGGTGTTTGTCGCTTTCGGGATGCGCCATTTCTATGCGACCGTCTGCCTCGTTCTCTGCGTCTTCGTATTGGTGACCATTCTGGCCGAGTTCCATCGGGGCGCCCGCGCAAGGCGCCGGCAGGGTCAGGCCTACTGGCAGTCGCTCTGGATCCTGACCTTCCGCAACACCCGCAGGCATGGCGGCTATATCGTGCACGTGGCCATGGTCTTCCTGTTCGTGGGATTTGCCGGGGCGGGCTTTGACCAGGAACAGCAACAAGCCATGGTTCCGGGGGACAAGCTGGAAATCGGCTCCTACACGCTGGAGATGAAGGAGGTCGAGAACGCCGACAACCCCAACTACTCCTCCGCCCTGGCCCGTTTGCAGGTCTGGAAGGAGGGTCGGGCCCTCTCCGAGATCAAGCCGGAACAGCGCCTCTACAAGACCAGCAAGCAGCCCACTTCCGAGGTGGCCCTCCACCGGACGCTCAAGGAGGACCTTTACGTCGTCTTTGCCGGCCCCGACCAGGATGGGTCCAGTTTCATCATTCAGGCCTACATCAAGCCGCTGGTCGCCTGGATCTGGATCGGAGGAGCCGTCTTTATCCTGGGGACGGTGATCTGCCTGATCCCCAACCAGCATGAGCGGGCGGCTCAGAAAGTTCCGCTGAAAGTCGAGGCCAGGTCTTATGCCAAAGTCTAG
- a CDS encoding cytochrome c maturation protein CcmE yields MDKGKIKFLAGSLVIVLAVAWLGFSSFDESVAYYKTVGELQAMGDEAYGRRIRVAGNVVPGSILKADEGVRFTLEQEGHSLNIRYVGKDLLPDTFKDDAEAMAEGKLMPGGEFQSTVVQAKCASKYEATYSQEALKQAAGQNQ; encoded by the coding sequence ATGGACAAGGGAAAAATCAAGTTCCTGGCCGGCTCTCTGGTTATCGTACTGGCGGTTGCTTGGCTGGGGTTCAGCAGCTTCGACGAAAGCGTGGCCTACTACAAGACCGTCGGCGAATTGCAGGCCATGGGGGACGAAGCCTACGGCCGCCGGATCCGGGTAGCCGGCAACGTCGTTCCCGGGAGCATCCTGAAGGCGGATGAAGGAGTGCGGTTCACCCTGGAACAAGAGGGACATAGCCTGAATATCCGCTACGTAGGGAAGGATCTGCTGCCGGACACCTTCAAGGACGACGCGGAGGCCATGGCGGAAGGCAAGCTCATGCCCGGCGGAGAGTTTCAGTCGACGGTGGTTCAGGCCAAGTGCGCCTCCAAGTACGAGGCCACCTACAGCCAGGAAGCCCTCAAGCAGGCCGCCGGTCAAAACCAGTGA
- a CDS encoding type II toxin-antitoxin system VapC family toxin, whose amino-acid sequence MTGYVVDASVAVEYLLRTSLGRAVADMIENASLSAPELMDAEVLSVLRRAVLKGHLEESRASLAIDDLAHWPVDRISHRYLARLAWQYHRSVSAYDAFYLAAARTLDIPLLTADGRLSRTSGLKVVVQHVHIG is encoded by the coding sequence GTGACCGGGTACGTTGTCGATGCCTCAGTTGCGGTCGAGTACCTCCTGAGGACCTCCCTCGGACGGGCCGTAGCAGACATGATCGAGAATGCATCCCTGTCAGCGCCCGAGTTGATGGACGCAGAGGTCTTGTCGGTGTTGCGCCGCGCGGTGCTGAAGGGTCACCTCGAGGAGTCGCGGGCATCGCTGGCTATCGATGACTTGGCCCACTGGCCGGTGGACCGAATTTCGCACCGGTACTTGGCTCGTCTGGCTTGGCAGTATCACCGCAGCGTCAGCGCCTACGATGCCTTCTATCTCGCAGCCGCCCGCACACTGGATATTCCCCTCTTGACCGCCGACGGAAGACTTTCCAGAACCTCGGGCCTGAAAGTCGTGGTACAGCACGTCCATATTGGTTGA
- a CDS encoding toxin-antitoxin system HicB family antitoxin, which produces MANLQVKNIPEDLHERLRRHARENHCTLSASVLAALERELARWEWRKHLAQRPKTRLGVPAAALLLEERSHRDLEIG; this is translated from the coding sequence ATGGCCAACCTTCAAGTAAAGAACATCCCGGAAGATCTTCACGAGCGCCTGCGCCGCCACGCGAGAGAGAACCACTGCACCCTGAGCGCGTCGGTACTGGCCGCGCTCGAACGCGAGTTGGCGAGGTGGGAGTGGCGCAAGCACCTGGCTCAGCGCCCCAAGACCCGCCTCGGAGTACCGGCGGCAGCGTTGCTTCTGGAGGAACGTTCACACCGAGACCTGGAGATCGGGTGA
- a CDS encoding non-heme iron oxygenase ferredoxin subunit — MADYIRVAGADEIAAGQGRTVEVDGKRIAVFNVDGDLHAIDDTCVHRGGPLGEGSLDGNVVSCPWHSWRFDVATGACLTNPRAQVGCYPVKIEGDDVWVSC; from the coding sequence ATGGCCGACTACATTCGGGTGGCCGGAGCCGATGAGATTGCGGCAGGGCAGGGCCGAACGGTTGAGGTCGACGGAAAGAGAATCGCGGTGTTCAACGTGGATGGCGATCTGCATGCGATCGACGACACCTGTGTCCACCGGGGCGGACCGCTGGGCGAGGGCTCGCTGGACGGCAACGTCGTGAGCTGCCCCTGGCATTCCTGGCGATTCGACGTGGCCACCGGCGCCTGCCTGACCAACCCGCGGGCCCAGGTGGGATGCTACCCGGTCAAGATCGAAGGAGATGACGTCTGGGTGAGCTGTTGA
- a CDS encoding MFS transporter produces the protein MDNPTSPGDEQQRLDSNAKRLFWASFIALVATAFGFIVRTQVINEWGVQFNLSETQKGEIFGVGLWPFALSIVLFSLVVDRIGYGKAMAFALVCHLASAVITILAQGYWGLYIGTFIVALGNGTVEAVVNPVVATMYPRDKTKWLNILHAGWPGGLVLGGILALMMGGVDWHWKVALILLPTAVYGLMLPGCRFPVQERVQAGVSYKAMLQEAGILGILIVVALIVSEVGRVFSWPLTVQLVLGGVLVGGYTLYVRSWGRMMFFFLLLLMIPLATTELGTDSWITSLMAPEMSQLGIHPGWVLVYTSLIMMILRFFAGPFVHRLSPLGLLAVSSLVAAVGLVALSKSTGIAILLAATLYGFGKTFFWPTMLGVVSEQFPRGGALTLNAIAAVGTLSVGVVGAAFLGHVQDRVIERELHAQNPALHAQVVSREKVSVFGRYRPLDQEKLQAVGADDLRLIAEVQSGAKKDALMTVAVLPLIMLGGYLVLMAYFKRIGGYRARLLDQPSRS, from the coding sequence ATGGACAATCCCACCTCACCAGGGGACGAGCAGCAACGGCTCGACTCCAATGCCAAGAGGCTCTTCTGGGCCAGCTTTATTGCCCTGGTGGCCACCGCCTTCGGCTTCATCGTGCGTACCCAGGTCATCAACGAATGGGGAGTCCAGTTCAACCTGAGCGAGACCCAGAAAGGCGAGATCTTCGGTGTGGGGCTTTGGCCTTTTGCCTTGAGCATCGTCCTGTTCAGTCTGGTGGTGGACCGCATCGGTTACGGCAAGGCCATGGCCTTCGCCCTTGTCTGCCATCTGGCCTCGGCCGTGATCACCATCCTGGCCCAGGGTTACTGGGGTCTCTATATCGGGACCTTCATCGTGGCGCTGGGCAATGGGACGGTTGAGGCGGTGGTCAATCCCGTGGTGGCCACCATGTATCCCCGCGACAAGACCAAGTGGCTCAATATCCTGCATGCAGGCTGGCCGGGAGGACTGGTTCTGGGCGGCATACTGGCCCTCATGATGGGCGGCGTGGACTGGCATTGGAAAGTGGCCTTGATCCTGCTGCCGACGGCAGTCTATGGACTGATGTTGCCCGGCTGCAGATTCCCCGTGCAGGAAAGGGTGCAGGCCGGCGTCTCCTACAAGGCCATGCTCCAGGAAGCAGGCATCCTGGGCATCCTGATTGTGGTGGCTCTGATCGTGAGCGAGGTTGGCCGCGTTTTTTCCTGGCCACTGACGGTTCAACTGGTGTTGGGTGGCGTTCTGGTAGGTGGCTACACCCTCTACGTGCGTTCCTGGGGCAGGATGATGTTCTTCTTCCTTCTCCTGCTGATGATTCCGCTGGCCACCACCGAGTTGGGCACCGATAGCTGGATCACTTCCCTCATGGCTCCCGAAATGAGCCAACTCGGAATCCATCCGGGGTGGGTGCTGGTCTACACCTCCCTCATCATGATGATCCTCCGCTTTTTCGCGGGTCCGTTCGTGCACAGGCTTTCTCCTCTGGGACTGTTGGCCGTCAGCAGCCTGGTGGCGGCGGTCGGCCTGGTAGCCTTGTCAAAATCGACCGGAATCGCCATTCTGCTGGCGGCGACCCTTTACGGTTTCGGCAAGACCTTCTTCTGGCCCACCATGCTGGGCGTCGTTTCCGAGCAGTTTCCCCGAGGAGGCGCCCTGACCCTGAACGCCATCGCAGCCGTGGGAACGCTCAGCGTTGGAGTGGTCGGCGCCGCCTTTCTCGGCCACGTTCAGGACCGGGTGATCGAACGCGAGCTGCACGCGCAGAATCCTGCTCTGCACGCCCAGGTGGTGAGCCGGGAGAAGGTGAGCGTGTTCGGCAGATACCGGCCCCTGGACCAGGAAAAGCTTCAAGCCGTAGGCGCGGACGACCTCCGCCTGATCGCAGAGGTCCAATCCGGCGCCAAGAAGGATGCCCTCATGACAGTGGCCGTCCTGCCCCTCATCATGCTCGGGGGGTATCTCGTTCTGATGGCCTACTTCAAGCGGATCGGAGGCTACCGGGCCAGACTTCTGGACCAGCCCAGCCGAAGCTGA
- the glnD gene encoding [protein-PII] uridylyltransferase has protein sequence MKRAELNRQIDRLKEDFCGHLQVETTLGSMTGLIRGVVEDAYREARTALPPGRNGIALLSAGGFSRNQLHPYSDIDILVLFAGRLREEDETFLKRLFHPLWDLGLHIGHQILELNRYRFDPENLELATALLETRLVAGDSRLYQQFLQRDVRRLLKRQRKQFLRILVDSYEERQKRFSSTIYQLEPDVKEAPGGLRDLQVAGWLSRLLYGVESGQGLIELGLLNQGQWDELRAAQRFLMQLRTYLHVLAGRNRNVLSHESQEEMVKVLGYSADTPWMAVENLMKDYFLKAKVIHAFCESMVRRAFPPVRRHRRSLKKTWTTTVVRKGALAFPREAVIPENPLNVLKLFSRSVRYQVPVSEEALDQIRRNLPLIGERLRASAEVRDHFLRLLRQRHGVYDALFLMHEIGLLGQIFPEFDRIRCHVTQDFFHKYTVDEHSLLTVRNLEELYRGRTERSLRFGEILKGLRRPDLLLFSLLFHDVGKAEPGNHCEKSLAAVDRIAERIQLPLADLETVRFLVSGHLEMSNTFQRRDVTDESVIKRFAEFVGSQDNLRLLCLVTYADITAVSPEALTPWKEDVLWQLYVETNAQLTRDFADERWHLNEDSGLMDKVSDLVGEGPDNSRLQDFLDGFPRRYLRFTPTEHIAEHYRLSEGIRSPTDIVSRLTRHRSTYRLTFMALDRPNLFAKVTGVLACYGMNIVRGQAFANSHGLILDLIEFEDRLHTFKMNRSEMDAFQNTLREVVLGRQDLAVLLKKRESSILFRSKSWSPIHTFVGFDDHASDKYTLMEIVTRDRFGLLYTIATNLARNDCNIDVALISTEGHKAIDVFYLTQAGGKLTSLPQQALEHSLHRALDGA, from the coding sequence ATGAAACGCGCAGAACTGAACCGGCAGATCGATCGGCTCAAAGAGGATTTTTGCGGCCACCTGCAAGTGGAGACCACGCTTGGGTCCATGACCGGGCTCATCAGGGGCGTGGTGGAGGATGCCTACCGTGAAGCTCGAACCGCCCTGCCGCCCGGCCGCAACGGGATCGCATTGCTCTCTGCCGGGGGATTCAGCCGAAACCAGCTTCATCCCTATTCGGACATCGACATCCTGGTGCTATTTGCCGGCCGCCTCCGGGAAGAGGACGAAACCTTCCTCAAGAGGCTGTTTCATCCGCTTTGGGATCTGGGGTTACACATTGGCCACCAGATCCTGGAGCTGAACCGCTATCGCTTCGATCCGGAGAACCTGGAGCTGGCTACCGCCCTGCTGGAAACGCGCCTGGTGGCCGGCGACTCCCGCCTCTATCAACAGTTCCTGCAACGGGACGTGAGACGGCTCCTCAAGCGCCAGCGAAAGCAGTTCCTGCGTATTCTGGTGGACAGCTACGAAGAGCGGCAGAAACGTTTCAGCTCGACCATCTACCAGTTGGAGCCCGACGTCAAGGAAGCCCCGGGCGGCCTGAGAGATCTTCAGGTGGCCGGCTGGCTGAGTCGACTCCTCTACGGAGTCGAGTCGGGGCAGGGCCTGATCGAGCTGGGCCTCCTGAACCAGGGCCAGTGGGACGAGCTCAGAGCGGCGCAACGGTTCCTGATGCAGTTGAGGACCTACCTTCACGTTCTGGCCGGACGCAACCGGAACGTCCTGTCTCACGAGTCGCAGGAAGAAATGGTCAAGGTGCTGGGCTACTCTGCCGACACCCCCTGGATGGCGGTGGAGAACCTCATGAAGGACTACTTCCTGAAGGCCAAGGTCATTCACGCCTTTTGCGAATCCATGGTTCGGAGAGCCTTCCCCCCGGTGAGGCGCCACAGGCGTTCCCTGAAAAAGACCTGGACCACCACCGTTGTCAGGAAAGGCGCTCTGGCGTTTCCCCGGGAAGCTGTGATTCCGGAGAACCCTCTCAACGTTCTGAAACTGTTCTCCCGTTCGGTGAGGTACCAGGTTCCGGTCAGCGAAGAGGCGCTGGACCAGATCCGGAGAAATCTGCCGCTGATCGGTGAAAGGCTTCGGGCCTCGGCGGAAGTCAGGGATCACTTCCTGAGGTTGCTGCGCCAGCGCCACGGGGTTTACGACGCTCTGTTCCTGATGCACGAGATCGGACTGTTGGGGCAGATCTTTCCGGAGTTCGATCGGATACGCTGCCACGTCACCCAGGACTTCTTTCACAAGTACACCGTGGATGAGCATTCCCTTCTGACCGTCAGGAACCTGGAAGAACTTTATCGCGGGCGAACGGAGAGAAGCCTTCGCTTCGGCGAGATTCTCAAAGGCCTCCGACGTCCCGATCTGCTGCTCTTCTCCCTGCTGTTTCACGACGTCGGAAAAGCCGAGCCGGGCAACCATTGCGAGAAGAGCCTGGCGGCCGTCGACCGGATTGCCGAGCGGATTCAACTGCCCCTGGCAGATCTCGAAACGGTCCGATTCCTGGTCAGCGGCCACCTGGAGATGTCCAACACCTTTCAGCGGAGAGATGTGACCGATGAGTCCGTAATCAAGCGATTTGCCGAGTTTGTGGGCAGCCAGGACAATCTCCGCCTGCTCTGCCTGGTGACCTACGCCGACATCACCGCCGTCAGTCCCGAGGCTCTGACCCCATGGAAGGAAGACGTGCTATGGCAGCTCTACGTGGAAACCAATGCTCAGTTGACCCGGGACTTCGCCGATGAGCGCTGGCACCTGAACGAGGATTCCGGCTTGATGGACAAAGTTTCCGACCTGGTGGGGGAAGGCCCCGACAACTCCCGGCTGCAGGACTTTCTGGATGGGTTTCCGCGGCGTTATCTGCGCTTCACTCCCACGGAACACATCGCCGAGCACTATCGATTGTCCGAGGGAATCCGTTCCCCTACCGACATCGTCAGCCGGCTGACCCGGCATCGGTCGACCTACCGGCTAACCTTCATGGCCTTGGACCGCCCCAACCTGTTCGCCAAAGTAACCGGGGTCCTGGCCTGCTATGGCATGAATATCGTTCGGGGGCAGGCCTTCGCCAACAGCCACGGCCTGATCCTGGATTTGATCGAGTTCGAGGACCGGCTGCACACGTTCAAAATGAACCGTAGCGAGATGGATGCCTTTCAGAACACCCTGCGTGAGGTAGTGCTGGGGCGCCAGGATCTGGCGGTGTTGCTCAAGAAAAGGGAAAGTAGTATTCTTTTTCGGTCCAAGAGTTGGAGTCCGATTCATACCTTTGTGGGTTTCGATGACCATGCCTCGGACAAGTACACATTGATGGAAATCGTGACCCGCGATCGGTTTGGGCTCCTGTATACTATTGCCACCAACTTGGCGAGGAACGACTGCAACATCGACGTCGCCCTCATATCCACCGAAGGACACAAAGCCATTGACGTCTTTTACTTGACGCAGGCGGGAGGGAAGTTGACCTCTCTGCCTCAGCAGGCGCTGGAACATTCGTTGCATCGGGCTCTGGATGGGGCCTGA
- a CDS encoding P-II family nitrogen regulator, whose protein sequence is MKLVKCIIRPNKVEEVREALSQVNVSGMTVSEVRGHGRQKGHKAIYRGREYSVTLLPKMMIDLVLPDDQVDEVLKVVIEAARTGEIGDGRIFVLPVDEGYNIRTGEKDVN, encoded by the coding sequence ATGAAGCTCGTGAAATGCATCATTCGGCCGAACAAAGTAGAGGAAGTCCGGGAAGCTCTGTCCCAGGTCAATGTTTCCGGAATGACCGTATCGGAAGTACGCGGTCATGGTCGCCAGAAAGGCCATAAGGCCATTTATCGGGGCCGGGAATACAGCGTGACCCTTTTGCCCAAGATGATGATCGATTTGGTGCTGCCGGATGATCAGGTCGACGAGGTATTGAAAGTCGTCATTGAGGCCGCCAGAACCGGAGAGATCGGAGACGGCCGGATTTTCGTCCTTCCGGTAGATGAGGGATACAACATACGGACCGGAGAAAAGGACGTCAATTGA